Within the Cinclus cinclus chromosome 27, bCinCin1.1, whole genome shotgun sequence genome, the region CTCAGCAATGAAGGAGCCGTTACCGCCAGCCCCGCGCTCCCCGCGGCCTCCCCGCGCTCCCCCGCGCCCTGAGGGACTCGCGACAGGATACGATGGGCTGCACCATCACCTTCTGCACCTTCTGGCCTTGCCCGCGGTACGCCATGGCTGCACGGGGCCCGCGGTGGCGCGGGGAACTGTGGGATAGCGGCGGTACAGGAGCGGCACCGCGCGGGGCACTGTGGGATAGCGGCGGTACAGGAGCGGCACCGCGCGGGGCACTGTGGGGTAGCGGCGATAGAGAAGCGGCACCACGCGGGGCAGTGTGGGATAGCGACGGTAGAGAAGCGGCACCGCGCGGGGCAGTGTGGGATAGCGGCGGTAGAGAAGCGGCACCGCGCGGGGTACTGTGGGATAGCGGCGGTATGAGGGCAGCCGTTACTGGgaattttatcattatttttagGGTTTGTTGTTGTTAGTAGGGTTTTCCCCCTTGCTGTTATCAGGGCtaatttgttattattttattttaataaccacacttcctagggaaaaaaaaatcaattaaaatgtTCCCCTGGCTCAGAACTACAGCAGAGCGTTGAAGTCCGACTTTAAAACCAAGCGGCTTTTTGTGCTCCTACAGGCACCAGAGTTTTCCTGGTAATTTGTCCCACAGGGTCGCACGAGCCTCGAGAAGCCAAAAATCACTGAAACACCAGCCCTGTCCcgtgtcctgctgtccctgttctCTGGGATGAGATTCCCAAATCCGGCCCGGCTTTCCCCGCCTTGTGCAAAACCAGAAATTCCCCCCGATCCCTCTTTTCTCCGAGCTGAACCCCTTCCCTTTCACCTCAGCATTCCCCAGCCCTattcccttccctgggaagggaaTCCCAAAACCTCACCCCCTGCTCCTATACACCTCATTAATTTCTAATTA harbors:
- the SNRPE gene encoding small nuclear ribonucleoprotein E, whose amino-acid sequence is MIKFPVTAALIPPLSHSTPRGAASLPPLSHTAPRGAASLPSLSHTAPRGAASLSPLPHSAPRGAAPVPPLSHSAPRGAAPVPPLSHSSPRHRGPRAAMAYRGQGQKVQKVMVQPINLIFRYLQNRSRIQVWLYEQVNMRIEGCIIGFDEYMNLVLDDAEEIHSKTKSRKQLGRIMLKGDNITLLQSVSN